One genomic region from Phocoena sinus isolate mPhoSin1 chromosome 3, mPhoSin1.pri, whole genome shotgun sequence encodes:
- the PLAC8L1 gene encoding PLAC8-like protein 1, with the protein MCLECDIARHYGECFCWPLLPGSTFALRIGTRERHRIRGTLCEDWLAVHCCWPFSICQVARELKLRTSQLYEIYAAPSTKENLI; encoded by the exons ATGTGTCTTGAGTGTGACATCGCCAGGCATTATGGAGAGTGTTTTTGTTGGCCATTGTTACCTGGGTCCACCTTTGCACTAAGAATTGGCACCAGAGAGAGACATAGAATACGG GGCACGCTGTGCGAGGACTGGCTGGCAGTGCACTGCTGCTGGCCTTTTTCCATCTGCCAAGTGGCCCGGGAACTCAAGTTGAGGACCTCCCAACTGTATGAAATCTATGCGGCCCCTTCGACTAAGGAAAATCTTATCTGA